In Mangrovivirga cuniculi, the following proteins share a genomic window:
- a CDS encoding dienelactone hydrolase family protein has protein sequence MKNTAVFLILLTINLIQIKSQDWAIKQLENSPRHQENITVSYGDESISCFLVYPEVSEKAPVIILIHENRGLNDWARSMADQVAAMGYIVIAPDFLTGKAPNGGNTPDFENSDAARSAIYELSPQLITNDLKAVVSYAKKIPASNGEVAVMGFCWGGSQTFRFATNTDEVEAFFVFYGTGPKDPADYKDISAPVYGFYGGNDNRVNSTIDMSKEIMNEYNKTYKPEIYKGAGHGFMRAGQAPDASPENAQARKEALSRLKKLLEEI, from the coding sequence ATGAAAAACACCGCTGTCTTTCTTATTCTTTTAACTATTAATTTAATTCAGATAAAGTCACAGGACTGGGCGATCAAACAACTTGAAAACTCTCCTCGCCATCAGGAAAATATTACCGTTTCTTATGGGGATGAATCTATCTCCTGTTTCCTTGTTTATCCGGAAGTTTCAGAAAAAGCACCGGTTATAATCTTGATCCATGAAAACAGAGGATTGAATGACTGGGCCAGAAGTATGGCAGATCAGGTAGCTGCAATGGGTTACATAGTTATCGCTCCGGACTTCTTAACAGGTAAAGCTCCCAATGGTGGTAATACTCCTGATTTTGAAAACAGTGATGCTGCGAGATCAGCAATTTATGAATTGAGCCCTCAATTGATAACTAATGATCTTAAAGCAGTAGTTTCGTATGCTAAAAAAATACCAGCTTCCAACGGTGAAGTAGCAGTTATGGGATTTTGCTGGGGAGGCTCACAAACTTTCAGATTTGCTACAAATACGGATGAAGTAGAGGCATTCTTTGTGTTTTATGGAACGGGCCCTAAAGACCCTGCGGATTATAAAGATATATCTGCCCCGGTTTATGGATTTTATGGAGGAAATGATAACCGGGTCAATTCAACAATAGATATGTCGAAAGAGATAATGAATGAATATAATAAGACATATAAACCTGAAATTTATAAAGGAGCAGGTCATGGATTTATGCGGGCAGGACAGGCGCCCGATGCTTCGCCGGAAAATGCTCAAGCCAGAAAAGAGGCTCTTTCCAGGTTGAAAAAACTTTTAGAAGAAATATAA
- the pbpC gene encoding penicillin-binding protein 1C, with product MKTGIKKKLNKVIRAGIYLMFALVIVILLIPIPDPVFDTPNSTVLYSSEGDLLCASIAEDEQWRFPSSDSIPAKFEHAIRIFEDEYYHYHPGVNPVSIFRAVWQNYKAGKVVSGGSTLTMQVVRMAYGNKKRTLIQKAIEILAAIKLDLFYSKETILKLYADNAPFGGNIVGITSASWKYFGRPPYRLSWAEAATLAILPNEPSNIYPGKNQDKLISKRNRLLSKLAKKGFMSDEELFLAKEEIIPAEIYDLPDHGYHLLYRSIKEGKSGNNIHSTLSASLQVKVEEIVNRYSHKMASNEIHNAAALVLNVKNGSTLAYVGNSKNSGSHGQHVDVITARRSPGSLLKPFLYAASLDEGLITPEKLVPDVPLFYNGFAPKNFDKQYRGAVPADEALASSLNVPFVHLLVDYGYEKFHHNLRKIGFKSFDKPASHYGLSIILGGAETTLWEITGAYAGMKRSLDNYYNRPVNKGYSDLDFHSNYYDKADSLILNEIKLNPDGQIKAPSIWFTLNAMKNLNRPEQEAGWEQFNSSQSVAWKTGTSYGFKDGWAIGITDNFLVGIWIGNADGEGRPGLTGVEAAAPLMFEVFDLLDDQLNLREPFGISKVVCQKSGMIAAENCTEIDSESLPEYLAVTKECDLHQNIQLDQKEEYRVNSSCYEISNMVTKSYFILPPVQAYYYKRFNPNYKTAPPFIEDCNAQDVTKFFDLIYPEKFTKVHIPREQAGNTGETIFEAAHGDADIKVFWHLDNQFLGFTTGDHKMGIHTSAGVHLLTLVDENGNEISQPFEVVN from the coding sequence ATGAAAACAGGGATTAAAAAAAAATTAAACAAGGTTATCAGAGCAGGCATCTATCTCATGTTTGCACTGGTAATCGTTATTTTATTAATCCCGATTCCCGATCCTGTTTTTGATACTCCAAATTCAACAGTTCTTTATTCCTCAGAGGGGGACTTATTATGCGCCAGTATAGCAGAGGACGAACAATGGAGATTTCCTTCATCAGATTCAATACCCGCAAAATTTGAACATGCTATAAGAATTTTTGAAGATGAATATTATCACTATCACCCGGGTGTAAATCCTGTATCTATTTTCAGAGCTGTATGGCAAAATTATAAAGCTGGAAAGGTAGTATCAGGAGGTAGCACTCTAACTATGCAGGTAGTTAGAATGGCTTATGGAAATAAAAAAAGAACATTAATCCAGAAAGCCATAGAAATACTGGCTGCTATCAAATTAGATCTCTTTTACTCTAAGGAAACGATCTTAAAACTCTATGCTGACAATGCTCCTTTTGGAGGTAATATTGTCGGTATCACCTCAGCCTCCTGGAAATACTTCGGCAGGCCACCCTACAGACTTTCGTGGGCTGAAGCAGCTACACTTGCAATTTTACCCAATGAACCATCAAATATATATCCGGGTAAAAATCAGGATAAACTGATTTCTAAAAGGAACAGATTACTTTCAAAACTTGCGAAAAAGGGATTCATGTCTGATGAAGAATTATTTCTTGCTAAAGAAGAGATAATCCCGGCAGAAATCTATGACCTCCCCGATCATGGGTATCATTTGTTATACCGGTCGATTAAAGAAGGAAAGTCTGGAAATAATATTCATTCAACTTTATCTGCCTCTCTTCAGGTAAAGGTTGAAGAAATTGTCAATAGGTATAGTCATAAAATGGCGTCAAATGAAATTCACAATGCTGCTGCATTGGTTTTAAATGTTAAGAACGGAAGCACATTAGCCTACGTCGGTAATAGCAAAAATTCGGGATCACACGGGCAGCATGTAGATGTTATCACAGCCAGAAGAAGTCCGGGAAGTTTACTTAAGCCATTTTTATATGCAGCATCGTTAGATGAGGGACTCATTACACCCGAAAAACTAGTCCCTGACGTACCCCTTTTTTACAATGGATTTGCTCCTAAAAACTTTGACAAACAATACCGGGGTGCAGTTCCTGCTGACGAAGCATTAGCAAGTAGTTTGAATGTTCCTTTTGTCCATCTGCTTGTAGATTATGGTTATGAAAAATTTCACCATAATTTAAGAAAAATCGGTTTTAAGTCATTTGACAAACCAGCCAGTCATTATGGTCTGTCAATAATACTTGGAGGTGCTGAAACTACATTGTGGGAAATAACAGGTGCATACGCAGGAATGAAAAGATCCCTGGATAATTATTACAATAGACCGGTTAATAAGGGATATAGCGATCTCGATTTTCACAGTAATTACTATGATAAAGCTGACTCGTTAATACTGAACGAGATAAAATTAAACCCAGATGGTCAAATTAAAGCTCCATCTATATGGTTTACCCTTAATGCAATGAAAAACCTGAACAGACCTGAGCAGGAAGCCGGCTGGGAACAATTTAATTCTTCCCAATCAGTTGCGTGGAAGACCGGTACGAGCTATGGATTCAAAGATGGTTGGGCGATCGGAATTACTGACAATTTTTTAGTGGGCATCTGGATCGGAAATGCAGATGGCGAAGGCCGCCCAGGTTTAACCGGAGTCGAAGCTGCAGCCCCTTTGATGTTTGAAGTTTTCGATCTCCTGGATGATCAACTTAATTTGAGAGAACCATTTGGCATAAGTAAAGTGGTTTGTCAAAAAAGCGGAATGATTGCAGCTGAAAATTGTACAGAAATCGATAGTGAAAGTTTGCCAGAATATCTTGCAGTCACAAAAGAATGCGATTTACACCAAAATATCCAATTAGATCAGAAGGAAGAATATCGTGTCAATAGCAGCTGCTACGAAATTTCAAATATGGTAACTAAATCATACTTTATTTTACCTCCGGTCCAGGCATACTATTACAAACGCTTTAATCCGAATTATAAAACAGCCCCTCCATTTATTGAAGATTGCAATGCACAAGATGTAACTAAGTTTTTTGATCTTATTTATCCGGAAAAATTCACCAAGGTTCATATCCCCAGAGAGCAAGCCGGAAATACTGGTGAAACTATTTTTGAGGCTGCACATGGAGATGCTGATATTAAAGTCTTTTGGCATCTGGATAATCAATTTCTTGGATTTACCACCGGAGACCATAAAATGGGTATACACACCTCGGCTGGGGTCCACCTTCTGACATTAGTTGATGAAAATGGTAATGAAATAAGCCAGCCATTTGAGGTGGTCAATTAA